In the genome of Segatella copri, one region contains:
- a CDS encoding anthranilate synthase component II yields the protein MKVVIIDNYDSFTYNLAHLVKELGVDVTVYRNDQFQLRELEPFDKIILSPGPGIPSEAGLLMDVIRKYAGIKPMLGVCLGHQAIGEAFGAKLTNLKEVYHGVATPCTQFGIDPIFQGMEKRIEIGRYHSWVVDRTNFPECLDVTAVSDDGCIMGLKHKNYDIHGIQFHPESVLTPEGKTIVRNFLEL from the coding sequence GTGAAAGTAGTAATCATAGATAATTACGATTCCTTCACCTACAATCTGGCACATTTGGTGAAGGAATTGGGCGTGGACGTTACGGTGTATCGCAACGACCAGTTTCAGCTCCGTGAGTTGGAGCCATTTGATAAGATCATATTGAGTCCGGGTCCGGGAATCCCATCCGAGGCGGGGTTGTTGATGGATGTCATCAGGAAGTATGCAGGCATCAAGCCGATGCTGGGCGTATGTCTGGGTCATCAGGCGATAGGCGAGGCGTTTGGTGCCAAGCTCACCAACCTCAAGGAGGTGTATCATGGTGTAGCCACCCCATGCACCCAGTTTGGCATCGACCCGATATTCCAGGGCATGGAGAAGCGAATCGAGATAGGAAGATACCATTCGTGGGTAGTAGATAGAACGAATTTCCCTGAGTGCTTGGATGTCACCGCCGTGAGCGATGACGGTTGCATCATGGGTTTGAAGCACAAGAACTACGATATCCATGGCATCCAGTTCCATCCCGAAAGCGTGTTGACGCCGGAAGGCAAGACCATCGTCAGGAACTTCCTGGAGTTGTAA
- a CDS encoding ROK family protein, translating into MTENAMKPYVIGLDLGGTNSVFGIVDARGDIKATTAIKTGGYKTVDEYVKASVEALQPVLDTIGGIEKIKGMGIGAPNGNYYTGTIEFAPNLPWAHDGVVPLADLFSKALGIPVALTNDANAAALGEMTYGVARGMKNFIDITLGTGVGSGIVINGQMVYGSDGFAGELGHVIVVPGEAGRVCGCGRRGCLETYCSATGVARTAREFLETSDEPSLLREMKPEDITSYDVSVAAGKGDALAKRIYDFTGKMLGEACANFAAFSAPEAFVFFGGLTKAGDLLMEPLKKAYDENVLKIYKGKAKFLVSTLDGSSAAVLGASAVGWDL; encoded by the coding sequence ATGACAGAAAATGCAATGAAGCCATACGTAATTGGCTTGGACCTTGGCGGTACTAATTCAGTGTTCGGCATCGTAGATGCACGCGGTGACATTAAGGCTACAACAGCCATCAAGACTGGTGGCTACAAGACAGTGGATGAATATGTAAAAGCTTCTGTAGAGGCTTTGCAGCCTGTGCTTGATACCATCGGCGGCATCGAGAAGATCAAGGGTATGGGTATCGGTGCTCCTAACGGTAACTACTATACAGGTACCATCGAGTTCGCTCCTAACCTTCCTTGGGCTCACGATGGCGTAGTGCCATTGGCTGATCTCTTCAGCAAGGCTTTGGGTATTCCTGTGGCTTTGACTAACGATGCGAATGCGGCTGCCTTGGGCGAGATGACTTACGGTGTGGCTCGTGGTATGAAGAACTTTATCGACATTACTTTGGGTACTGGTGTAGGTTCTGGTATCGTTATCAACGGTCAGATGGTTTACGGTAGCGATGGTTTCGCTGGTGAGTTGGGTCACGTAATCGTGGTTCCTGGCGAGGCTGGCCGCGTATGCGGTTGCGGCAGAAGAGGTTGTCTGGAGACTTACTGCTCTGCTACGGGTGTGGCTCGCACAGCACGCGAGTTCCTGGAGACAAGCGACGAGCCTTCTTTGCTCCGCGAGATGAAGCCAGAGGATATCACTTCTTACGACGTGAGTGTGGCTGCCGGCAAGGGCGATGCTTTGGCTAAGCGCATCTACGACTTCACAGGTAAGATGCTGGGTGAGGCTTGCGCCAACTTTGCTGCTTTCTCTGCACCAGAGGCATTCGTATTCTTCGGCGGTTTGACCAAGGCTGGTGACTTGCTGATGGAGCCTTTGAAGAAGGCATACGATGAGAATGTATTGAAGATTTACAAGGGCAAGGCTAAGTTCCTGGTATCAACTCTTGATGGCAGTTCTGCTGCCGTTCTCGGCGCCAGTGCCGTGGGTTGGGACTTGTAA
- a CDS encoding LysE family translocator, with amino-acid sequence MNLAFPIEFNILDFVFKGILIGVIASAPMGPVGILCIQRTLNKGRWYGFVTGIGAACSDIVYALFTGLGMSFVMDFVNNSQNKFILQILGSVMLLIFGVYCFRSNPTKNMHQSSNKQGTLTHNAITAFLVTLSNPLIVFLFMATFAQFAFVVPDMPIEMGVGYLSIVFGALLWWFGLTWLIDKVRGKFDTNGILIINKVIGSVVIIFSVIALFGTVFNLYHLPGF; translated from the coding sequence ATGAATTTAGCATTTCCAATAGAGTTTAACATCCTTGACTTTGTTTTCAAGGGAATTCTTATCGGTGTGATTGCCTCGGCTCCGATGGGTCCGGTGGGCATCCTTTGTATTCAGCGAACCTTGAACAAGGGGCGATGGTATGGTTTCGTCACGGGTATAGGTGCAGCGTGCAGCGACATCGTCTATGCGCTTTTCACGGGCTTGGGTATGAGCTTCGTGATGGATTTCGTGAACAATTCGCAGAACAAGTTCATCCTCCAGATTCTCGGCAGCGTGATGCTCCTCATCTTCGGCGTCTATTGCTTCAGGAGCAATCCTACCAAGAACATGCACCAGAGCAGCAACAAGCAGGGTACCCTTACCCACAATGCCATTACGGCTTTCCTGGTAACGCTGAGCAATCCGCTCATCGTCTTCCTCTTCATGGCCACCTTTGCCCAGTTTGCCTTCGTGGTGCCTGATATGCCGATCGAAATGGGTGTGGGCTATCTCAGCATTGTCTTCGGAGCCCTGCTCTGGTGGTTCGGTCTCACCTGGCTCATCGACAAGGTGAGGGGAAAGTTTGATACCAACGGCATCCTTATTATTAATAAGGTGATAGGAAGCGTGGTCATCATCTTCTCTGTCATTGCCCTCTTCGGCACAGTATTCAATCTGTACCATCTGCCAGGCTTTTAA
- a CDS encoding DUF4924 family protein, translating to MFVAQELRKTSIAEYLLYMWQIEDIIRAYGCSLPVIKKNYIERFNFTPEQKDEELDWFGNLIRMMNEEGKREYGHLDINRVLLQDVIDLHARLLQSSKFPIYNAEYYKVLPFIVELRNRGDKELNEIETCLDALYGVMMLRLQKKEITPETERAIKEITVFIGLLSDYYIKDRTEGLKFEDDDM from the coding sequence ATGTTTGTAGCACAAGAATTAAGAAAGACGAGTATTGCAGAATACCTCTTATATATGTGGCAGATAGAGGATATCATCCGTGCCTACGGATGCTCGCTGCCTGTCATCAAGAAGAATTACATCGAAAGATTCAATTTCACTCCCGAGCAGAAAGATGAGGAACTCGACTGGTTCGGCAACCTCATCCGCATGATGAACGAGGAGGGAAAGCGTGAGTATGGTCACCTCGATATCAACCGAGTGCTCCTGCAGGATGTCATCGACCTTCATGCCCGACTGCTCCAGAGCAGCAAGTTTCCTATCTACAACGCCGAATACTACAAGGTGTTGCCGTTCATCGTTGAGCTGCGCAACCGTGGCGACAAGGAACTCAACGAGATTGAAACCTGCCTCGATGCCCTCTATGGCGTGATGATGCTCCGCCTGCAGAAAAAGGAGATTACTCCCGAAACTGAGCGTGCCATCAAGGAAATCACCGTCTTCATCGGCCTCTTGAGCGATTACTATATCAAGGACCGCACCGAAGGCCTGAAGTTCGAAGACGACGACATGTAG
- a CDS encoding peptide chain release factor 3: MKEIERRRTFAIISHPDAGKTTLTEKFLLFGGQIQVAGAVKNNKIRKTATSDWMDIEKQRGISVSTSVMEFDYLPDGQTGEPYKVNILDTPGHQDFCEDTYRTLTAVDSAIIVVDSAKGVEAQTRKLMEVCRMRNTPVIIFINKMDREGRDPFDVLDELEEELKISVRPLSWPIGQGARFKGVYNIYEHQLNLFTPNKQRVTEKVEVDIQSKELDERVGEREASQLREELELVDGVYPEFDVETYRSAEVAPVFFGSALNNFGVQELLDCFVQIAPSPKPTQAEERLVEPEEPKFTGFIFKITANIDPNHRSCIAFCKICSGKFVRNQPYYHVRLDKTVRFSSPTQFMAQRKSTIDEAYPGDIVGLPDNGIFKIGDTLTEGEKIHFRGLPSFSPLLFKYIENDDPMKSKQFQKGLEQLMNEGVAQLFVNQFNGRRIVGTVGQLQFEVIQYRLENEYNAKCRWEPVHLHKACWIEADDEKELENFKKRKYQYMAKDIEGRDVFLADSGYVLSMAQQDFEHIKFHFTSEF; this comes from the coding sequence ATGAAAGAGATTGAAAGAAGAAGAACATTTGCCATCATTTCGCACCCTGATGCCGGTAAGACAACTTTGACCGAGAAGTTCCTGCTCTTCGGTGGACAGATTCAGGTGGCTGGTGCCGTTAAAAATAATAAGATTCGTAAAACTGCTACTTCCGACTGGATGGATATCGAGAAACAGCGTGGTATCTCGGTTTCTACATCCGTGATGGAGTTCGATTACCTGCCAGATGGACAGACCGGAGAACCATACAAGGTGAATATCCTCGATACTCCAGGTCACCAGGACTTCTGCGAGGATACCTACCGTACCCTCACCGCCGTGGATTCTGCCATCATCGTGGTGGATTCTGCCAAGGGTGTGGAGGCACAGACCCGCAAACTGATGGAGGTGTGCCGCATGCGCAATACTCCGGTTATCATCTTCATCAACAAGATGGACCGTGAGGGACGTGACCCATTCGATGTACTCGATGAGTTGGAAGAAGAATTGAAGATTTCCGTTCGCCCATTGTCTTGGCCTATCGGTCAGGGCGCCCGATTCAAGGGTGTTTACAATATCTACGAGCACCAGCTCAACCTTTTCACACCTAACAAGCAGCGTGTCACAGAGAAGGTAGAGGTGGATATCCAGTCAAAGGAACTCGATGAGCGAGTAGGCGAGCGTGAGGCAAGCCAGTTGCGCGAGGAACTGGAACTGGTTGATGGCGTTTACCCTGAGTTTGATGTAGAAACCTATCGCTCAGCCGAAGTAGCCCCAGTGTTCTTCGGATCAGCGTTGAACAACTTCGGTGTGCAGGAGCTTCTGGATTGCTTCGTGCAGATTGCCCCATCTCCAAAGCCAACCCAGGCAGAGGAGCGCCTGGTGGAACCTGAGGAGCCTAAGTTCACTGGTTTCATCTTCAAGATTACCGCCAATATCGACCCTAACCACCGTTCCTGCATCGCCTTCTGCAAGATCTGCTCTGGTAAGTTTGTGCGCAATCAGCCTTACTACCACGTGCGACTCGACAAGACCGTGCGCTTCTCTTCGCCAACCCAGTTTATGGCGCAGCGCAAGAGCACCATCGACGAGGCCTATCCAGGTGACATCGTAGGTCTGCCAGATAACGGCATCTTCAAGATTGGCGATACCCTTACCGAGGGCGAGAAGATTCACTTCCGTGGATTGCCATCGTTCTCACCACTTCTCTTCAAGTACATCGAGAACGATGACCCAATGAAGAGCAAGCAGTTCCAGAAGGGATTGGAGCAGCTCATGAACGAGGGTGTGGCTCAGTTGTTCGTCAACCAGTTCAACGGTCGCCGCATCGTGGGTACCGTGGGCCAGCTTCAGTTCGAGGTTATCCAGTATCGCCTGGAGAACGAGTACAACGCCAAGTGCCGCTGGGAGCCTGTTCACCTGCACAAGGCATGCTGGATTGAGGCCGATGACGAGAAGGAGCTGGAGAACTTCAAGAAGCGCAAGTACCAGTATATGGCCAAGGATATCGAGGGCCGCGATGTGTTCCTCGCCGATTCAGGCTACGTGTTGAGCATGGCTCAGCAGGATTTTGAGCACATCAAGTTCCACTTTACATCAGAATTCTAA
- a CDS encoding chloride channel protein, whose amino-acid sequence MDEELTGYKQSRTAKLVAWQKKHISDKQMTLILAFLIGLLASVAGFFLHAIVHEIQYLLTSGFEKGTYNLLFLLFPIVGIYLTSLFIKYVVRDNISHGITRVLYAISTKNSRLKGHNCWSSVVASGITIGFGGSVGAEAPIVLTGSAIGSNLGQIFRMDKKTMMLLVGCGASAAIAGVFKAPIAGLVFTLEVLMVDLSMASLLPILISCVTATCFTYIFDGDSSLFEFTLTNPWELDRTPACILLGVFCGLVSLYFMRTMSICEGFFGKLGQYPYAKLLFGGLILSTLIFFFPSLYGEGYSAVNILLKGSNEAEWGQVMNRSLFSGQDNLLIFYIAFVTFTKVFATSATNGSGGCGGTFAPSLFIGGFAGFLFARLWNIYQVGVHVPEQNFALMGMAGLITGVMHAPLTGIFLIAELTGGYQLFMPLMIVCISSLLTISIFESHSIYALRLAREGKLLTHHVDRSALTLMSMQSMVEKDYHPISPDLPMSKLVSEISRSNNNFVPVLDDAGVLKGVIDITRLRHIIFRTELYNHFTVSQLMIQPSATLGENERMDEVMDKFDKTDAAQLPVVDVNGVLKGYISRTKIYEVYRKIVADMSAE is encoded by the coding sequence ATGGATGAAGAGTTAACAGGATACAAACAAAGCAGGACGGCGAAGCTGGTTGCCTGGCAGAAGAAACACATCTCTGACAAGCAGATGACCCTGATTCTCGCCTTCCTCATCGGTCTGCTCGCTTCGGTGGCAGGCTTCTTCTTGCATGCCATCGTACACGAGATACAGTATCTGCTCACTTCGGGATTCGAGAAGGGTACCTATAATCTGCTCTTCCTGCTGTTCCCTATCGTGGGCATCTACCTCACGTCGCTGTTCATCAAGTATGTGGTGCGCGACAATATCTCGCATGGTATCACAAGAGTACTTTATGCCATCTCCACCAAGAACTCCCGACTCAAGGGGCACAACTGCTGGTCGTCAGTGGTGGCATCAGGCATCACCATCGGTTTCGGTGGTTCCGTGGGAGCCGAGGCACCTATCGTGCTCACCGGTTCAGCCATCGGTTCCAACCTGGGACAGATTTTCCGCATGGATAAGAAGACCATGATGCTGCTGGTGGGATGTGGAGCCAGTGCCGCCATTGCAGGCGTGTTCAAGGCGCCGATAGCCGGACTGGTGTTCACCCTTGAAGTGCTGATGGTAGATCTGAGCATGGCATCGCTCTTGCCTATCTTGATTTCGTGTGTCACAGCCACCTGTTTCACCTATATATTCGATGGCGACAGTTCGCTGTTCGAATTCACGCTCACCAACCCATGGGAGCTGGACCGCACCCCGGCGTGCATTCTGCTGGGTGTTTTCTGCGGACTGGTGAGTCTGTATTTCATGCGCACCATGTCCATCTGCGAGGGCTTTTTCGGCAAACTGGGTCAGTATCCATACGCCAAACTGCTGTTTGGAGGACTCATCCTCAGCACGCTCATCTTCTTCTTCCCTTCGCTTTATGGCGAGGGATATTCTGCCGTCAATATCCTGCTCAAGGGCAGCAACGAGGCAGAGTGGGGGCAGGTGATGAACCGTTCGCTGTTTTCGGGTCAGGATAATCTGCTCATTTTCTACATAGCGTTTGTCACCTTTACCAAGGTATTCGCCACCTCGGCAACCAATGGTAGTGGCGGTTGCGGTGGAACCTTTGCGCCTTCGCTGTTTATCGGCGGTTTTGCAGGCTTCCTTTTTGCCCGCCTGTGGAATATCTATCAGGTAGGCGTTCATGTGCCGGAGCAGAATTTTGCGCTCATGGGCATGGCGGGCTTGATTACGGGCGTGATGCATGCCCCGCTTACGGGCATCTTCCTCATCGCCGAACTCACGGGTGGCTATCAGCTCTTCATGCCGCTGATGATTGTGTGCATCTCTTCGTTGCTCACCATCAGCATTTTTGAGAGCCACAGCATCTACGCCCTGCGTCTGGCCAGAGAGGGCAAGTTGCTCACCCACCATGTAGATCGTTCGGCACTTACGCTGATGAGCATGCAGAGCATGGTTGAGAAGGATTACCATCCTATCAGTCCCGATCTGCCGATGAGCAAGCTGGTGAGCGAGATTTCAAGAAGTAACAACAACTTTGTTCCGGTGTTGGATGATGCCGGTGTGCTGAAGGGCGTGATAGATATCACCCGTCTGCGCCACATCATCTTCCGCACGGAACTGTATAATCACTTCACGGTGAGCCAGCTGATGATTCAGCCGTCGGCAACCCTGGGCGAGAACGAACGCATGGACGAAGTGATGGATAAGTTTGATAAAACCGATGCCGCACAGCTGCCAGTGGTAGATGTCAACGGCGTGCTGAAGGGCTATATCAGCCGCACCAAGATTTACGAGGTATATCGCAAGATAGTGGCGGATATGTCGGCAGAATAA
- the fmt gene encoding methionyl-tRNA formyltransferase: MEKKDLRIIFMGTPEFAVESLKRLVEGGYNVVAVVTQPDKPVGRHQDTLQPSQVKQYALSQGLPVLQPVKMKDPEFVEQLRSYQADLQVVVAFRMLPEVVWAMPKYGTFNVHAALLPQYRGAAPINWAVINGEKETGVTTFFLDHDIDTGRIIMQKQFPIPEEANVEYVYDGLMHLGAELALETIDALIAADGNIASIAQEELMGEGVELKSAPKIFKDTCRIDFHKPAKQVHDFVRGLSPYPGAWTEIKKKAPVVVFEDTDGEMPEATSHPAQKKSVEKVQVLKIFKTQQSEEPRGAAPVGSLRIFEKKLQVACLDNWLNIQELQLSGKKRMDAAAFLNGMKDIAYYECQKSQEDNF, translated from the coding sequence ATGGAGAAGAAAGATTTAAGAATTATATTCATGGGAACCCCGGAGTTTGCGGTGGAATCCCTCAAGCGCCTGGTAGAGGGCGGATATAACGTGGTGGCTGTGGTTACCCAGCCCGATAAGCCTGTGGGCAGACATCAGGACACGCTGCAGCCATCTCAGGTAAAGCAGTATGCACTTTCGCAGGGCCTGCCAGTGTTGCAGCCGGTGAAGATGAAAGACCCAGAGTTTGTGGAGCAGTTGCGCAGCTATCAGGCCGATTTGCAGGTAGTAGTAGCCTTCCGCATGCTGCCGGAGGTGGTATGGGCGATGCCTAAGTATGGCACCTTCAATGTGCATGCCGCCCTGCTTCCACAGTATCGTGGTGCAGCCCCAATCAACTGGGCTGTGATCAACGGCGAGAAGGAGACGGGTGTCACCACCTTCTTCCTCGACCACGACATCGATACCGGTCGCATCATCATGCAGAAGCAATTCCCTATTCCGGAAGAAGCCAATGTGGAGTATGTATATGATGGTCTGATGCATCTGGGTGCCGAACTGGCACTGGAAACCATCGATGCCCTGATAGCAGCCGACGGCAACATTGCATCCATTGCCCAGGAAGAACTGATGGGCGAGGGCGTGGAGCTGAAATCAGCCCCAAAGATTTTCAAGGACACCTGTCGCATTGATTTCCACAAGCCAGCCAAGCAGGTTCACGATTTCGTGCGTGGTCTTTCGCCATATCCTGGAGCCTGGACGGAGATCAAGAAGAAGGCACCGGTGGTTGTCTTTGAGGATACGGATGGCGAGATGCCAGAGGCTACGTCTCATCCTGCGCAGAAGAAGAGTGTGGAGAAGGTTCAGGTGTTGAAGATTTTCAAGACCCAGCAGTCTGAAGAACCTCGTGGCGCAGCACCAGTAGGTTCTTTGAGAATCTTCGAGAAGAAGTTGCAGGTAGCGTGTCTTGATAATTGGCTCAACATCCAGGAGCTGCAGCTTTCGGGCAAGAAGCGCATGGATGCCGCCGCCTTCCTCAACGGCATGAAGGACATCGCCTATTACGAGTGCCAGAAGAGCCAGGAAGATAATTTTTAA
- a CDS encoding L-threonylcarbamoyladenylate synthase: MTREEDIKNAVECMRKGGVILYPTDTVWGIGCDATNPEAVKKVYEIKKRDDSKALICLIDSADRMARYFRNVPQVAWDFIDAAMPVKPTTIILDDANGVAHNLVAEDGSLAMRVTYEEFSKQLCYRFQKPIVSTSANVSGEPAAQNYRDISDEILNAVDYVCWTRRQEHKPHQPSSIVKIAKNGEVKVIR, encoded by the coding sequence ATGACCAGAGAAGAAGATATTAAGAATGCAGTGGAATGCATGCGAAAGGGTGGAGTGATTCTCTATCCTACAGATACCGTATGGGGCATCGGCTGTGATGCCACCAATCCGGAGGCTGTGAAGAAGGTGTACGAGATTAAGAAGCGTGATGATTCCAAGGCGCTGATTTGTCTCATTGATTCAGCCGACCGCATGGCGCGTTATTTCCGCAACGTGCCTCAGGTGGCGTGGGATTTCATTGATGCAGCGATGCCGGTGAAGCCTACCACCATCATCCTGGATGATGCCAATGGCGTGGCTCATAACCTGGTAGCCGAGGATGGCAGCTTGGCGATGCGAGTAACTTACGAGGAGTTCAGCAAGCAGCTCTGCTACCGTTTCCAGAAGCCTATCGTGAGCACGAGTGCCAATGTTAGTGGCGAGCCGGCAGCCCAGAACTACCGTGACATTTCCGATGAGATTCTGAATGCCGTGGATTATGTATGCTGGACCCGTCGCCAGGAGCACAAGCCTCACCAGCCATCCAGCATCGTAAAGATTGCGAAGAATGGTGAAGTGAAAGTAATTAGATAA